The following are encoded together in the Oncorhynchus nerka isolate Pitt River linkage group LG23, Oner_Uvic_2.0, whole genome shotgun sequence genome:
- the LOC115106247 gene encoding avidin-related protein 4/5-like isoform X2, which yields MAEVTKIEHLSGEWENELGSIMTLKFEPTNSALSGTYKSNVGEHPHVTKELNEPLVGFYNIKEPQMPTIAFCISWGIIGSCSAFTGQYFNENNQEMIKTTWILRSSEPSRVQDWEATRVGTDIFFRVAK from the exons GTTACAAAGATTGAACACCTATCAGGAGAATGGGAGAATGAGCTGGGGTCTATAATGACTCTAAAGTTTGAGCCAACCAATTCGGCGCTCAGTGGGACGTACAAATCAAATGTGGGAGAACATCCGCATGTCACTAAAGAACTCAATGAACCATTGGTGGGCTTCTACAACATAAAGGAACCACAAATGCCAACCATCGCCTTCTGCATTTCATGGGGAATTATTG GGTCCTGTTCCGCTTTCACGGGGCAGTATTTCAATGAGAATAACCAAGAGATGATTAAAACCACCTGGATCCTGCGGTCGTCAGAGCCATCTCGCGTTCAAGACTGGGAGGCCACAAG AGTTGGAACTGATATATTCTTTAGGGTTGCTAAATAA
- the LOC115106247 gene encoding avidin-related protein 4/5-like isoform X1, protein MAEVTKIEHLSGEWENELGSIMTLKFEPTNSALSGTYKSNVGEHPHVTKELNEPLVGFYNIKEPQMPTIAFCISWGIIGSCSAFTGQYFNENNQEMIKTTWILRSSEPSRVQDWEATSHSPGTHTPSLSARRQCVVIHWICLSTPINPPPLPAPPPGTIYLHVLID, encoded by the exons GTTACAAAGATTGAACACCTATCAGGAGAATGGGAGAATGAGCTGGGGTCTATAATGACTCTAAAGTTTGAGCCAACCAATTCGGCGCTCAGTGGGACGTACAAATCAAATGTGGGAGAACATCCGCATGTCACTAAAGAACTCAATGAACCATTGGTGGGCTTCTACAACATAAAGGAACCACAAATGCCAACCATCGCCTTCTGCATTTCATGGGGAATTATTG GGTCCTGTTCCGCTTTCACGGGGCAGTATTTCAATGAGAATAACCAAGAGATGATTAAAACCACCTGGATCCTGCGGTCGTCAGAGCCATCTCGCGTTCAAGACTGGGAGGCCACAAG CCATTCACCCGGAACCCATACCCCATCCCTGTCTGCTCGTCGCCAGTGTGTTGTTATCCATTGGATCTGCCTATCCACTCCCATCAACCCACCTCCGCTGCCCGCTCCTCCACCCGGAACTATctacctccacgttctcattgatTAA